The Mytilus galloprovincialis chromosome 4, xbMytGall1.hap1.1, whole genome shotgun sequence genome contains a region encoding:
- the LOC143072939 gene encoding dolichol kinase-like isoform X1, translated as MDPQQMMETSIVTGGMGTVLFYLYTKSDTETEVAVLGYLACSFLMILLHQAAPLFHVNPVKKTEGIYRSINSQGLWSSFLIPTICVLGNFITKTDDKIDSSLLFVLLTLTLTLVHYNPSNASQIAGALLLLWLKEIFKQQGSSSIQLCVFNSIMFYSALSKLPQKFPMSFSYGESIIVLQSTLLIVNKFLFRTSILQENEEEINSVSDHAMIKIAMLAILGVFLASVLLHLIREYTSKLKFYIVYSLVIGVFLIFGLPRQNPIVILVEYFSGNLIRFYLVTWYGLLTAITVMYMLLHSKQTSVSTATRKFFHVIIVAVYIPGLLLDPTFLTTASLLAFCVMCVIETLRHMDVQPFGRLIEEKYKLFLDKQDEGPLALTPIYLIFGLSLPLWMSFIFRIQVSDISVYAGVISVGIGDAMASVIGSKIGRVKWPGSSKTVEGSLASLLSQIVTLYCLQYTGKVESSWTFITLIAVTITTVLEAVTTQIDNLVLPLFLYTILLLNML; from the exons ATGGACCCCCAACAGATGATGGAAACTAGTATTGTCACAGGAGGAATGGGAACAGTCTTATTTTACTTGTATACCAAATCAGATACAGAAACAGAGGTAGCTGTGTTAG GTTACCTAGCCTGTTCTTTCCTGATGATCCTACTCCATCAGGCAGCACCACTATTCCATGTTAATCCAGTCAAGAAAACAGAAGGTATTTACAG GTCTATTAACAGTCAAGGACTGTGGAGTTCTTTCTTGATACCAACCATTTGTGTTCTGGGGAATTTTATCACTAAAACAG atgacaaaatagatagtagtctgttgtttgttttgttaactttGACCTTGACATTAGTGCACTACAACCCTTCAAATGCTTCACAGATTGCAGGTGCATTATTGTTATTGTGGTTGAAAGAAATCTTTAAGCAACAAG GTTCGAGTAGTATTCAATTATGTGTATTCAACAGCATTATGTTTTACTCTGCTTTGTCAAAATTGCCACAGAAGTTTCCAATGTCATTTTCATATGGAGAAAGCATCATAGTATTACAGTCTACATTACTTATTGTCAACAAATTCTTATTTAGAACTAGTATTCTTCAG GAAAATGAAGAAGAGATAAATTCAGTGTCAGATCATGCCATGATAAAGATAGCCATG cttGCCATACTAGGAGTTTTTCTAGCCTCAGTATTACTACATTTGATCAGAGAATACACATCCAAGTTGaaattttacatagtttacagCTTAGTCATTGGAGTCTTTCTTATATTTGGTTTACCAAGACAAAACCCTATAGTTATCCTGGTGGAGTATTTCTCTGGGAATTTAATCAGA TTTTACCTTGTGACCTGGTATGGTTTATTGACAGCAATCACGGTGATGTACATGTTGCTACATAGTAAGCAGACATCTGTTTCCACGGCAACAAGAAAGTTTTTCCATGTCATTATAGTAGCAGTTTACATTCCAGGTTTATTGTTAGACCCTACATTCCTAACTACAGCATCTCTGCTCGCTTTCTGTGTTATGTGTGTCATAGAG ACTTTAAGACACATGGATGTGCAGCCATTTGGAAGATTAATAGAAGAAAAGTATAAGTTATTCCTAGATAAGCAGGATGAAGGACCTCTAGCATTAACTccaatatatttaatatttggaTTATCTTTGCCACTATGGATGTCATTCATTTTTAGAATACAAG TTTCAGACATTTCAGTGTATGCTGGTGTAATATCAGTTGGTATAGGAGATGCTATGGCTTCTGTCATTGGCAGTAAAATAGGCAGGGTTAAATGGCCAG GTAGTTCTAAAACAGTAGAAGGAAGTTTAGCTTCACTACTATCTCAGATAGTCACTTTATATTGTTTACAGTATACTG gcaAAGTAGAATCATCCTGGACATTTATTACACTTATAGCAGTAACCATAACAACAGTTCTAGAGGCAGTTACTACACAAATAGACAATCTAGTTTTACCATTGTtcttatatacaattttattattaaatatgtTATAA
- the LOC143072939 gene encoding dolichol kinase-like isoform X2: protein MDPQQMMETSIVTGGMGTVLFYLYTKSDTETEVAVLGYLACSFLMILLHQAAPLFHVNPVKKTEDDKIDSSLLFVLLTLTLTLVHYNPSNASQIAGALLLLWLKEIFKQQGSSSIQLCVFNSIMFYSALSKLPQKFPMSFSYGESIIVLQSTLLIVNKFLFRTSILQENEEEINSVSDHAMIKIAMLAILGVFLASVLLHLIREYTSKLKFYIVYSLVIGVFLIFGLPRQNPIVILVEYFSGNLIRFYLVTWYGLLTAITVMYMLLHSKQTSVSTATRKFFHVIIVAVYIPGLLLDPTFLTTASLLAFCVMCVIETLRHMDVQPFGRLIEEKYKLFLDKQDEGPLALTPIYLIFGLSLPLWMSFIFRIQVSDISVYAGVISVGIGDAMASVIGSKIGRVKWPGSSKTVEGSLASLLSQIVTLYCLQYTGKVESSWTFITLIAVTITTVLEAVTTQIDNLVLPLFLYTILLLNML from the exons ATGGACCCCCAACAGATGATGGAAACTAGTATTGTCACAGGAGGAATGGGAACAGTCTTATTTTACTTGTATACCAAATCAGATACAGAAACAGAGGTAGCTGTGTTAG GTTACCTAGCCTGTTCTTTCCTGATGATCCTACTCCATCAGGCAGCACCACTATTCCATGTTAATCCAGTCAAGAAAACAGAAG atgacaaaatagatagtagtctgttgtttgttttgttaactttGACCTTGACATTAGTGCACTACAACCCTTCAAATGCTTCACAGATTGCAGGTGCATTATTGTTATTGTGGTTGAAAGAAATCTTTAAGCAACAAG GTTCGAGTAGTATTCAATTATGTGTATTCAACAGCATTATGTTTTACTCTGCTTTGTCAAAATTGCCACAGAAGTTTCCAATGTCATTTTCATATGGAGAAAGCATCATAGTATTACAGTCTACATTACTTATTGTCAACAAATTCTTATTTAGAACTAGTATTCTTCAG GAAAATGAAGAAGAGATAAATTCAGTGTCAGATCATGCCATGATAAAGATAGCCATG cttGCCATACTAGGAGTTTTTCTAGCCTCAGTATTACTACATTTGATCAGAGAATACACATCCAAGTTGaaattttacatagtttacagCTTAGTCATTGGAGTCTTTCTTATATTTGGTTTACCAAGACAAAACCCTATAGTTATCCTGGTGGAGTATTTCTCTGGGAATTTAATCAGA TTTTACCTTGTGACCTGGTATGGTTTATTGACAGCAATCACGGTGATGTACATGTTGCTACATAGTAAGCAGACATCTGTTTCCACGGCAACAAGAAAGTTTTTCCATGTCATTATAGTAGCAGTTTACATTCCAGGTTTATTGTTAGACCCTACATTCCTAACTACAGCATCTCTGCTCGCTTTCTGTGTTATGTGTGTCATAGAG ACTTTAAGACACATGGATGTGCAGCCATTTGGAAGATTAATAGAAGAAAAGTATAAGTTATTCCTAGATAAGCAGGATGAAGGACCTCTAGCATTAACTccaatatatttaatatttggaTTATCTTTGCCACTATGGATGTCATTCATTTTTAGAATACAAG TTTCAGACATTTCAGTGTATGCTGGTGTAATATCAGTTGGTATAGGAGATGCTATGGCTTCTGTCATTGGCAGTAAAATAGGCAGGGTTAAATGGCCAG GTAGTTCTAAAACAGTAGAAGGAAGTTTAGCTTCACTACTATCTCAGATAGTCACTTTATATTGTTTACAGTATACTG gcaAAGTAGAATCATCCTGGACATTTATTACACTTATAGCAGTAACCATAACAACAGTTCTAGAGGCAGTTACTACACAAATAGACAATCTAGTTTTACCATTGTtcttatatacaattttattattaaatatgtTATAA